The following are encoded in a window of Fusarium verticillioides 7600 chromosome 6, whole genome shotgun sequence genomic DNA:
- a CDS encoding transaldolase, giving the protein MSSSLEQLKATGTTVVSDSGDFVSIGKYKPQDATTNPSLILAASKKAEYAKLIDVAIDYAKQKGGPIDQQVDDALDRLLVEFGKEILKIIPGKVSTEVDARYSFDTQASVNKALHLIELYGEQGISKDRILIKIAATWEGIKAAEILQRDHGINTNLTLMFSLVQAVGAAEAGAYLISPFVGRILDWFKASTKKEYSKEEDPGVQSVKTIFNYYKKYGYNTIVMGASFRNTGEITELAGCDYLTISPNLLEDLLNSNEPVPKKLDASQAASLDIEKKSYINDEALFRFDFNEDQMAVEKLREGISKFAADAVTLKSILKEKLA; this is encoded by the exons atgtcttcctCTCTCGAACAGCTTAAGGCCACCGGCACT ACCGTTGTGTCGGACTCTG GCGACTTTGTCT CCATTGGCAAGTACAAGCCTCAGGatgccaccaccaacccttctctcattctcgctgcctccaagaaggccgagTACGCCAAGTTGATCGATGTCGCCATTGACTATGCTAAGCAGAAGGGTGGCCCTATCGACCAGCAGGTCGATGATGCTCTCGAccgtcttcttgtcgagtttGGCAAGgagatcctcaagatcattcCCGGCAAGGTCTCAACTGAGGTCGATGCTCGATACTCTTTCGACACCCAGGCTTCCGTCAACAAGGCCCTTCACCTCATTGAG CTTTACGGTGAACAGGGTATTTCCAAGGATCGCATTCTGATCAAGATCGCCGCCACTTGGGAGggcatcaaggctgctgagattCTCCAGCGCGACCACGGCATTAACACCAACCTCACCCTCATGTTCTCTCTTGTCCAAGCTGTTGGTGCTGCCGAGGCCGGTGCCTACCTCATCTCTCCCTTCGTCGGCCGCATTCTTGACTGGTTCAAGGCTTCTACTAAGAAGGAATActccaaggaggaggacccTGGTGTCCAGTCCGTCAAGACCATATTCAACTACTACAAGAAGTACGGTTACAACACCATCGTCATGGGCGCCTCATTCCGAAACACTGGCGAGATCACTGAGCTTGCTGGCTGCGACTACTTGACCATCTCT CCTAACCTGCTTGAGGACCTCCTGAACTCGAATGAGCCCGTtcccaagaagcttgatgcttcCCAGGCTGCTTCTCTagacatcgagaagaagtcttaCATCAATGATGAGGCTCTCTTCCGCTTTGACTTCAACGAGGACCAGATggccgttgagaagctccGAGAGGGTATCAGCAAGTtcgctgctgatgctgttACCCTCAAGAGCatcctcaaggagaagctcgccTAA